From the genome of Papaver somniferum cultivar HN1 chromosome 2, ASM357369v1, whole genome shotgun sequence, one region includes:
- the LOC113350361 gene encoding boron transporter 4-like → MIKDPFKGIKDDIQGRKLCYKDDWTHGLHSGFRILAPTTYIFFASALPVIAFGEQLSKETDGSLSTVETLASTAICGIIQSLFGGQPMLVLGVAEPTIIMYGYIYNFSKGRADLGSKLFVAWAGWVCIWTSLMLFLLAIFNACTIINRFTRIAGELFGMLIAALFIQEAIKGMFSEFAIPKSENPNDERYQFQWLYTNGLLGLIFTFGLLFTALKSRRARSWRYGTGFLRSFIADYGVPFVVVVWTAMSFSIPRKVPSGVPRRLYTPLPWESASLYHWTVIKDMGKVPPVYIFAAFVPAVMVAALYFFDHTVVSQMAQQKEFNLKKPSAYHYDMLLLGFMVLICGLLGIPPSNGVLPQSPMHTKSLAVLKRQLVRKKMVRSAKESITQHATGSEIYDKMQEVFIEMDKSPISSSAVNDLQGLKEAVLKSDDGGKDKFDPEKHIDQHLPVRVNEQRLSNLLQSVLVGSAVFAMPVIKLIPTSVLWGYFAYMAIDSLPGNQFWERMLLLFITPGRRYKILEGVHASFVESVPFKHIARFTILQFVYLLICFGVTWIPIAGILFPLPFFLLISIREHLLPKLFQPHHLYEIDAAEYEEIAEAPIRSRSLSFQEVVASGEQSGLEICGAEILDEFTTSRGELKNRTVSFREDSRPLTVHPNSTGNE, encoded by the exons ATGGAAGCTTGAGCACAGTGGAGACTCTAGCTTCAACTGCGATTTGTGGTATAATACAATCATTATTTGGTGGACAACCTATGCTAGTTTTAGGCGTTGCAGAGCCAACCATTATTATGTATGGTTATATCTATAATTTCTCTAAAGGGAGAGCAGATTTAGGGTCCAAACTATTTGTAGCTTGGGCTGGATG GGTTTGTATCTGGACATCCCTTATGCTCTTTCTCCTTGCAATATTCAATGCTTGTACCATTATCAATAGATTTACAAGGATTGCTGGAGAACTTTTTGGCATGCTGATCGCGGCCCTTTTCATTCAAGAGGCTATCAAGGGAATGTTTAGTGAATTTGCGATTCCAAAGTCTGAAAATCCGAACGACGAAAGGTATCAATTTCAGTGGCTGTATACAAATGGATTGTTGGGACTGATCTTTACCTTTGGACTTCTCTTTACTGCTTTAAAGAGTAGAAGGGCCAGGTCTTGGCGTTACGGCACAG GATTCCTGAGAAGCTTTATTGCAGACTATGGGGTTCCTTTCGTTGTTGTGGTGTGGACAGCGATGTCATTCAGTATTCCAAGAAAAGTTCCATCTGGAGTTCCACGAAGGCTTTATACTCCTCTTCCATGGGAATCTGCATCGTTGTATCATTGGACAGTAATCAAG GATATGGGAAAAGTGCCACCGGTGTACATTTTTGCTGCCTTTGTACCAGCTGTGATGGTAGCTGCTCTCTACTTTTTCGACCACACTGTTGTTTCTCAGATGGCACAGCAAAAGGAATTTAATCTAAAGAAACCATCTGCTTACCACTACGACATGTTGTTACTTGGTTTTATG GTTCTGATATGTGGATTGCTTGGAATTCCTCCTTCAAATGGGGTACTTCCACAGTCTCCTATGCACACTAAGAGCCTCGCTGTTCTTAAGAGACAG TTGGTTCGGAAGAAGATGGTGAGGAGTGCTAAAGAAAGCATAACCCAGCACGCTACTGGTTCTGAAATTTATGACAAGATGCAAGAAGTGTTCATTGAAATGGACAAATCGCCTATA TCAAGTTCAGCTGTAAATGACTTGCAAGGCTTGAAAGAGGCTGTGTTGAAAAGTGATGACGGAGGCAAGGATAAATTTGATCCAGAGAAGCACATCGACCAACATTTACCCGTCCGGGTTAATGAGCAGAGATTGAGCAATCTATTACAATCTGTCCTAGTCGGTAGTGCTGTATTTGCGATGCCTGTCATTAAGTTAATACCAACATCAGTACTGTGGGGATACTTCGCCTACATGGCCATTGACAGTCTTCCTGGGAATCAATTCTGGGAAAGAATGTTGCTGCTCTTCATCACTCCTGGTCGGCGGTACAA GATTTTAGAAGGAGTTCATGCTTCCTTTGTTGAGTCTGTGCCCTTTAAACACATCGCCAGGTTTACTATCCTCCAGTTCGTATATCTTTTGATATGTTTTGGAGTAACATGGATTCCAATAGCTGGAATACTGTTTCCTTTACCATTTTTTCTACTAATAAGCATAAGAGAGCATCTACTCCCAAAGTTGTTTCAGCCGCACCATCTATATGAAATAGATGCAGCTGAATATGAGGAAATTGCTGAGGCACCAATTAGAAGTCGCAGTCTCTCATTCCAG GAGGTGGTCGCATCTGGTGAGCAGAGTGGTCTAGAAATTTGTGGTGCTGAGATACTGGATGAGTTCACTACTAGTAGAGGAGAGTTGAAAAACCGAACTGTATCATTCAGAGAAGATAGCAGACCGTTAACG GTCCACCCTAACAGCACTGGAAATGAGTGA